The following are encoded together in the Brassica napus cultivar Da-Ae chromosome A9, Da-Ae, whole genome shotgun sequence genome:
- the LOC106366744 gene encoding MOB kinase activator-like 1A: protein MSLFGLGRNQKTFRPKKSAPSGSKGAQLRQHIDATLGSGNLREAVRLPPGEDANEWLAVNTVDFFNQVNLLYGTLTEFCTPDNCPTMTAGPKYEYRWADGVQIKKPIEVSAPKYVEYLMDWIETQLDDETLFPQRLGAPFPQNFKDVVKTIFKRLFRVYAHIYHSHFQKIVSLKEEAHLNTCFKHFILFTHEFGLIDKKELAPLQELIESIISPY, encoded by the exons ATGAGTCTGTTTGGATTGGGAAG AAATCAGAAGACGTTCCGTCCTAAGAAGAGCGCACCTTCTGGAAGCAAG ggTGCACAGCTTCGACAGCATATAGATGCGACTTTAGGGAGTGGCAACTTGAGAGAAGCTGTTCGACTTCCTCCTGGAGAGGATGCCAACGAATGGCTTGCTGTCAACA CTGTGGATTTCTTTAATCAGGTGAACTTGCTCTATGGTACCCTTACCGAGTTCTGCACTCCTGATAACTGTCCTACTATGACTGCTGGCCCCAA GTACGAGTATAGATGGGCAGATGGTGTCCAGATCAAGAAGCCAATAGAGGTTTCTGCTCCGAAGTATGTCGAGTATTTGATGGATTGGATCGAGACACAACTCGATGATGAGACTTTATTTCCTCAAAGGCTtg GAGCACCATTTCCTCAGAACTTCAAGGATGTGGTGAAGACAATATTTAAACGACTGTTCCGTGTGTATGCCCACATATACCATTCTCATTTCCAGAAAATCGTTAGCCTTAAAGAAgaagctcatctcaacacttgcTTCAAACACTTTATCCTCTTTACTCAT GAGTTTGGACTGATTGACAAGAAAGAACTGGCGCCTCTACAAGAGCTCATAGAATCTATCATTTCACCTTACTGA
- the LOC111201004 gene encoding protein ENHANCED DISEASE RESISTANCE 2-like: MSKIVYEGWMVRYGRRKIGRSYIHMRYFVLEPRLLAYYKKKPQDNQLPIKTMVIDGNCRVEDRGLKTHHGHMVYVLSVYNKKEKSHRITMAAFNIQEALMWKEKIEYVIDQHQDSLVPSGQQYVSFEYKPGMDVERTASSSDHESPFSALEDEDDSRPDLLRRTTIGNGPPESIFDWTKELGSELSNHNSSNQAFSRKHWRLLQCQNGLRIFEELLEVDYLPRSCSRAMKAVGVVEATCEEIFKLVMSMDGTRYEWDCSFHNGRLVEEVDGHTAILYHRLLLDWFPMVVWPRDLCYVRYWRRNDDGSYVVLFRSREHANCGPQPGFVRAHLESGGFNIAPLKPRNGRPRTQVQHLIQIDLKGWGAGYLPAFQQHCLLQMLNSVSGLREWFLQTDERSHPIRIPVMVNMAPSSLALGKGGKPQHKSSHSIDQTNGAGRNSVLMDEDSDDDDEFQIAESEQEPDTSKPETVAKKTEEEPALDIDLSCFSGNLRHDDNENGRNCWRISDGNNFKIRGQSFCEDKRKTPAGKHLMDLVAVDWFKDTTRIDHVARRKGCAAQVAAEKGLFSLVVNVQVPGSTHYSMVFYFVTKELVPGSLFQRFVDGDDEFRNSRLKLIPLVPKGSWIVRQSVGSTPCLLGKAVDCNYIRGPTYLEIDVDIGSSTVANGVLGLVIGVITSLVVEMAFLVQANTPEELPERLIGAVRVSHIELSSATVPKLDSD; encoded by the exons ATGTCAAAGATTGTGTACGAGGGATGGATGGTGAGATACGGAAGGAGGAAGATCGGACGATCGTACATTCATATGAGGTACTTCGTGTTGGAGCCTCGTCTTCTCGCGTATTACAAGAAGAAGCCACAGGATAATCAG CTTCCTATCAAGACCATGGTGATCGATGGCAACTGTAGAGTTGAGGATCGAGGCTTGAAGACTCATCATGGTCAC ATGGTTTACGTGTTGTCTGTTTATAACAAGAAAGAGAAGAGCCACAGAATCACg ATGGCGGCATTCAACATCCAGGAAGCTTTAATGTGGAAGGAAAAAATCGAGTACGTCATTGATCAG CATCAAGACTCCCTAGTTCCTAGTGGTCAGCAATATGTTTCTTTTGAATATAAGCCTGGAATGGATGTTGAAAGGACTGCTTCATCGTCAGACCATGAAAGCCC GTTCAGTGCGCTGGAGGATGAAGATGACTCTCGACCTGATTTATTGAGGAGGACAACTATTGGAAATG GCCCTCCGGAATCTATATTTGACTGGACTAAGGAGTTGGGTTCCGAGTTGTCTAACCATAATTCCAGCAACCAAGCATTTTCAAGAAAACACTGGCGTCTCCTTCAGTGCCAAAATG GGCTTCGGATTTTTGAAGAGCTACTTGAAGTTGACTATCTT CCAAGAAGCTGCAGCAGAGCAATGAAGGCTGTTGGTGTAGTGGAGGCCACATGTGAGGAAATATTCAAGCTTGTGATGAGCATGGATGGCACTCGATATGA GTGGGACTGCAGTTTTCACAATGGGAGATTAGTGGAAGAGGTGGATGGTCACACAGCAATACTATATCACAGACTACTGCTCGACTGGTTTCCAAT GGTTGTGTGGCCTCGTGACCTCTGCTATGTACGTTACTGGCGTCGTAATGACGATGGAAGTTATG TGGTATTGTTTCGTTCTAGGGAGCATGCAAATTGTGGTCCACAACCTGGATTTGTTCGGGCTCATCTTGAGA GTGGAGGATTTAACATCGCCCCACTAAAGCCCCGGAATGGAAGGCCCAGGACACAAGTGCAACATCTAATACAAATTGATCTTAAAGGTTGGGGTGCTGGTTATCTTCCAGCATTTCAACAACATTGTCTTCTTCAAATGCTCAACAGTGTCTCTG GTTTGCGCGAGTGGTTCTTGCAGACGGATGAAAGAAGTCATCCGATCAGGATACCTGTTATGGTTAACATGGCACCTTCTTCCTTAGCCTTGGGCAAAGGTGGAAAGCCTCAGCATAAGTCTTCGCATTCTATTGATCAGACAAATGGGGCCGGGAGAAACTCTGTGCTAATGGATGAAGACTCGGATGACGATGACGAGTTTCAGATAGCTGAATCAGAACAAGAG cCTGATACGAGTAAGCCAGAGACTGTCGCCAAGAAAACAG AAGAGGAACCTGCTCTCGACATTGATCTGTCTTGCTTCTCGGGTAATCTACGACACGATGATAATGAAAATGGGCGTAACTGCTGGAGGATTTCGGATGGAAACAACTTCAAAATCCGTGGCCAGAGTTTCTGTGAAGACAAAAGAAAG ACGCCTGCTGGGAAGCATCTAATGGATCTTGTCGCCGTCGATTGGTTTAAAGACACTACACGAATTGATCATGTGGCTAGACGCAAGGGCTGTGCAGCACAA GTTGCTGCAGAGAAGGGTCTTTTCTCATTGGTAGTAAATGTTCAA GTCCCTGGATCAACACACTACAGTATGGTATTTTATTTCGTGACAAAAGAACTCGTACCTGGGTCCCTCTTCCAACGGTTTGTTGATGGTGATGACGAGTTTCGCAATAGTAGGCTCAAGCTTATACCTTTAGTCCCCAAG GGTTCATGGATAGTAAGGCAAAGCGTAGGAAGCACCCCATGTCTTCTCGGGAAAGCAGTTGATTGCAACTACATCCGCGGTCCGACATACTTGGAA ATAGATGTAGATATCGGCTCATCCACCGTCGCAAATGGTGTTCTTGGTCTTGTCATTGGTGTTATCACATCTTTGGTTGTGGAGATGGCTTTCCTTGTACAG GCGAATACACCAGAAGAATTGCCGGAGAGACTTATCGGGGCAGTGAGGGTTTCCCATATAGAGCTATCGTCTGCTACAGTTCCCAAGTTGGATTCAGATTAG
- the LOC106366739 gene encoding replication protein A 70 kDa DNA-binding subunit C, with protein MAANLTAGAIAKMLSGEVKEEKEMTPILQVTEIKMIQQVRRNQELSVERYKVALSDGIQSQEGMLSATSNALVKQGSIQIGSILRLTRFNCSPVRNRRIVIVNEQEIIAEKCNIFGNPLQLLTPNAQTNSVATRSEFNGVASLAQPQAVQRQTFGSGTGFHQQQAIRTEVNSVANSSQAQVVQRPSFATSYNQQQATRSVANSSQAQFAQRQPFVSGYVSSSNAGYGSSRQEQAYYSRPPVQPQPPSMYANRSPVARNQATPMIIPIAALNPYQGRWTIKARVTSKGELKTYNKTHGDGKLFSFDLLDADGGEIRVTCFNEMVDKFFDVIVVGNVYLISKGTLKPARREYNHLPNDYEIQLENGSTVEQCYEDDAAIPRNRFRFCYISDVENMESNSIVDLIGIVLSISPTGLIMRKSGTEVQKKALRLMDISGRSVEVTMWGNFCNVEGQRLQSLCDSGAFPVLAVKAGRVSEFNGKQVSTIGSSQLYVEPDFPEAREVREWYEREGRNAPCISISRVSSGVGRQEIRKVITQIKEENLGTSEKPDWITVTATISFMKVDNFCYTACPSMNGDRPCSKKVTNNGDGTWRCERCDKCVDECDYRYILQLQLQDHTGVTWGTAFQEAGEEIMGMPAKDLYYLKYEEQDEEKFEDIIRKAAFTKYIFKLKVKEETYGDEQRVKATVVKAEKLDYSQDTRSLLEEIHKLRTETMNPESSSYRSSAFNSGMILCGACGSNGHVFANCPSFMSEPQGQHYVMSTQGRNTGRGMPRQHVGSSY; from the exons ATGGCGGCGAATCTGACGGCGGGAGCGATCGCGAAGATGCTGAGCGGAGAAGTGAAGGAGGAGAAAGAGATGACGCCGATCCTGCAAGTGACGGAGATAAAGATGATCCAGCAAGTGCGGAGGAACCAGGAGCTGAGCGTGGAGAGGTATAAGGTCGCCTTGTCCGACGGGATCCAGTCGCAAGAAGGCATGCTTAGCGCTACCTCCAACGCTCTCGTCAAGCAAGGGAGCATTCAAATCGGATCGATTCTTAGACTCACTCGATTCAACTGCAGCCCCGTAAGGAATCGAAG GATTGTTATTGTTAACGAACAAGAGATTATTGCGGAGAAATGTAATATCTTTGGGAATCCTCTTCAATTGTTGACACCTAATGCACAAACCAATAGTGTAGCTACAAGGAGTGAGTTCAATGGTGTAGCCAGTTTAGCTCAACCTCAAGCTGTTCAAAGACAGACCTTTGGTTCTGGTACTGGTTTTCACCAGCAACAGGCTATAAGGACTGAAGTCAATAGTGTAGCCAATTCATCTCAAGCTCAAGTTGTTCAAAGACCATCCTTTGCTACTAGTTATAACCAGCAACAGGCTACAAGGAGTGTAGCCAATTCATCTCAAGCTCAATTTGCTCAAAGACAACCCTTTGTTTCTGGTTACGTGAGCAGCTCAAATGCAGGTTACGGAAGCTCTAGGCAGGAGCAGGCTTATTATTCTCGTCCACCGGTTCAGCCTCAGCCACCATCTATGTATGCTAACAGGAGTCCAGTGGCTAGGAACCAAGCTACTCCAATGATAATTCCCATCGCTGCTCTTAACCCTTACCAGGGTCGGTGGACTATTAAGGCTAGGGTCACGAGTAAAGGAGAGCTTAAGACTTATAATAAGACTCATGGGGATGGGAAGTTATTCAGTTTTGATCTCCTTGATGCTGACGGTGGGGAGATTCGTGTTACTTGTTTCAACGAGATGGTTGATAAGTTCTTTGACGTGATTGTTGTTGGTAACGTTTATCTGATCTCAAAGGGAACTTTGAAGCCTGCTCGGAGAGAGTATAATCATCTCCCTAATGACTATGAAATACAGTTAGAGAATGGGTCAACTGTTGAGCAATGCTATGAGGATGATGCGGCCATTCCGCGGAATAGATTCCGTTTCTGTTACATAAGTGATGTTGAGAACATGGAGAGCAATAGTATCGTTGATCTTATTGGAATTGTGTTGTCCATCAGTCCGACTGGTTTAATCATGCGGAAGAGCGGAACTGAGGTGCAGAAGAAGGCACTTCGGTTGATGGATATCTCAGGGAGAAGCGTGGAAGTAACTATGTGGGGTAACTTCTGCAACGTAGAAGGACAGAGACTGCAAAGTCTTTGTGACTCTGGTGCATTCCCGGTTCTTGCTGTGAAGGCGGGGAGGGTCAGTGAGTTTAACGGGAAACAAGTGAGCACCATTGGATCAAGTCAACTCTACGTAGAGCCAGACTTCCCTGAAGCTAGAGAAGTGAGGGAGTGGTACGAGAGAGAAGGACGTAATGCTCCTTGTATCTCGATATCTAGAGTGTCTTCCGGCGTTGGCAGACAAGAGATTCGCAAGGTGATCACTCAAATCAAGGAAGAGAATCTAGGGACCTCAGAGAAGCCAGACTGGATCACAGTCACTGCCACCATTTCATTCATGAAGGTTGACAATTTCTGCTACACAGCTTGTCCCAGCATGAATGGAGATCGTCCATGCAGCAAAAAGGTGACTAATAACGGAGATGGGACTTGGCGGTGCGAGAGATGTGACAAATGCGTGGATGAATGTGACTATAGGTATATATTGCAGCTACAGTTACAGGATCATACAGGCGTAACCTGGGGCACTGCGTTTCAGGAAGCTGGTGAGGAGATAATGGGAATGCCTGCGAAAGATTTGTATTATCTGAAGTATGAGGAACAGGATGAGGAGAAATTTGAAGACATCATCCGCAAGGCtgctttcaccaagtacatttTCAAGCTGAAGGTTAAAGAAGAAACTTATGGTGATGAACAACGTGTGAAAGCAACAGTTGTGAAAGCTGAGAAGCTGGACTACTCTCAAGATACCAGGTCCCTCCTAGAGGAAATACATAAACTCAGAACGGAAACTATGAACCCAGAGAGTTCCAGCTACAGGTCTAGTGCATTTAACTCCGGTATGATTTTGTGTGGCGCATGTGGGAGCAATGGTCATGTTTTTGCTAACTGCCCAAGCTTTATGAGTGAGCCACAAGGACAACACTATGTGATGAGCACACAGGGGAGAAACACAGGAAGAGGCATGCCAAGGCAACATGTTGGCAGTAGCTACTGA
- the LOC106366741 gene encoding uncharacterized protein LOC106366741 yields MDNESSKCPFVAESIIQKCPFLRNINKPTSFSLSSLNFQLPVVQGDSKGPIFEDGPGFDTAFKLFHGKDGIVPLSGHSSFRDDLEDETPQFNPLAGKVATISLSAFGPGGPFSFGPFSDKYKKQQKKPNKQESGDSSKHEAVGDEWLKTGNCPIAKSYRAASKVMPLVAKALQPPSGMKFKCPAPIVAARAALSKTPLVKSLRPQPLPEKMLAIALMGMAANVPLGVWREHTIKFSPSWFVAVHAAVPFIAMLRKSVLMPKAAMALTIGASILGQVIGSRAERYRLRAVAASTVAETSTVTAGDGYSQVSDDSGFGKGHCGAGEGVKEVYYNVNVGESAKSTGLCY; encoded by the exons ATGGATAATGAATCATCTAAGTGTCCCTTTGTTGCTGAAAGCATTATCCAGAAATGCCCTTTCCTCAGAAACATCAACAAGCCTACCAGTTTCTCCCTCTCCTCCTTGAATTTTCAACTTCCT GTGGTGCAAGGAGATAGTAAAGGTCCTATTTTTGAAGATGGTCCTGGATTTGATACTGCGTTTAAGCTCTTCCATGGCAAAGACGGTATTGTGCCGCTTTCTGGACATTCTAGTTTCAGAGATGATCTTGAAGACGAGACACCGCAGTTCAATCCTCTTGCGGGGAAGGTTGCTACGATAAGCCTATCAGCTTTTGGTCCTGGAGGACCTTTTAGCTTTGGTCCCTTTTCAGACAAGTATAAGAAACAGCAGAAGAAACCCAACAAACAAGAG TCTGGGGACTCATCGAAACACGAGGCAGTTGGTGACGAGTGGCTAAAAACAGGGAACTGTCCAATAGCGAAATCTTACAGAGCTGCAAGTAAAGTCATGCCTCTTGTGGCTAAAGCATTACAGCCACCATCTGGAATGAAATTTAAATGTCCTGCTCCTATAGTAGCTGCGAGAGCTGCGCTTTCCAAGACCCCTTTGGTTAAAAGCCTTCGCCCTCAGCCTTTACCTGAAAAGATGCTTGCGATAGCTCTCATGGGGATGGCTGCAAACGTGCCTCTCGGTGTTTGGAGAGAACACACCATCAAGTTTTCGCCTTCGTGGTTTGTGGCGGTCCATGCTGCAGTGCCTTTCATAGCTATGCTCAGGAAGTCTGTGCTGATGCCTAAAGCAGCCATGGCTTTGACCATTGGAGCTTCCATCTTGGGACAGGTGATTGGGTCAAGAGCTGAACGTTACCGTCTCAGAGCGGTGGCTGCGAGTACAGTTGCTGAAACGTCTACTGTTACTGCGGGTGATGGATACAGCCAGGTTTCTGATGATTCAGGGTTTGGTAAAGGACATTGTGGTGCAGGGGAAGGAGTGAAGGAGGTTTATTACAATGTGAATGTTGGTGAATCTGCTAAATCAACTGGACTCTGCTATTGA
- the LOC106366742 gene encoding cyclin-dependent kinase F-4 isoform X2, translating into MERYNLIKEVGDGTFGNVWRAVNKQTGEVVAIKKMKKKYFSWEECINLREVKSLSRMNHPNIVKLKEIIRENDILYFVFEYMECNLYQLMKDRPKLFAESDIRNWCFQVFQGLSYMHQRGYFHRDLKPENLLVSKDVIKIADLGLAREIDSSPPYTEYVSTRWYRAPEVLLQSYVYTSKVDMWAMGAILAELLSLRPLFPGASEADEIYKICSVIGSPTEETWLEGLNLASVINYQFPLLPGVHLSSLMPYASAEAVNLVERLCSWDPCDRPTAAEALQHPFFQSCYYVPPSLRAKPSVGQRGSLEHQQQSFKRLPATLTSTANNNKAFNSYATPKANALPYGACQTQRKQEMSNKINQETSWNSKPVGSYNVRDAKYIPPPGRKSPPSMNKKWVFPRGPSENANKLANAAAVGGGRWSQRQTQQPAMKAGWVGDSGDMFLRPTQPPNHYSRRIAG; encoded by the exons ATGGAAAG GTATAATTTAATCAAAGAAGTTGGTGATGGAACTTTTGGGAATGTTTGGCGAGCTGTCAATAAACAGACGGGTGAAGTT GttgcaattaaaaaaatgaagaagaagtatTTCTCTTGGGAAGAATGTATTAATCTGAGGGAAGTGAAG TCACTTAGCAGAATGAATCATCCAAACATTGTGAAGCTGAAGGAAATAATCCGGGAGAATGATATCCTATACTTTGTGTTCGAGTACATG GAGTGCAATCTTTACCAGCTTATGAAGGATCGTCCCAAGCTTTTTGCGGAATCTGATATACGAAATTGGTGCTTTCAAGTCTTTCAAGGCCTTTCTTACATGCATCAGCGTGGATACTTCCACCGTGATCTTAAGCCAG AAAATTTATTAGTCTCTAAAGATGTCATTAAGATTGCTGATCTTGGCCTGGCCCGGGAGATTGATTCGAGTCCACCTTATACAGAGTATGTCTCGACACGCTG GTACAGGGCCCCTGAAGTACTACTACAGTCATATGTGTACACGTCAAAAGTTG ATATGTGGGCAATGGGCGCTATTCTGGCTGAGCTGTTGTCTCTTCGTCCTCTCTTTCCTGGAGCTAG TGAGGCAGATGAGATCTACAAAATCTGCAGTGTGATAGGTAGCCCAACTGAAGAGACATGGTTGGAGGGGCTTAATCTTGCTAGCGTCATCAATTACCAATTCCCTCTG CTTCCGGGTGTACACCTCTCAAGCTTGATGCCATATGCTAGTGCAGAGGCCGTTAACCTTGTTGAGCGTCTCTGCTCATGGGATCCCTGTGATAGGCCGACTGCTGCAGAGGCTTTGCAGCATCCGTTCTTCCAGAGTTGCTACTATGTTCCACCATCTCTCCGTGCCAAACCGTCTGTTGGACAGAGAGGGTCTCTCGAGCATCAGCAGCAATCCTTCAAGAGGTTGCCTGCGACTTTGACCAGTACTGCTAATAATAATAAGGCGTTCAACAGTTATGCTACTCCAAAGGCGAATGCTCTTCCTTACGGTGCTTGTCAGACCCAGAGGAAGCAGGAGATGTCTAATAAGATTAACCAGGAGACATCATGGAACAGCAAACCTGTGGGAAGTTATAATGTCAGAGATGCTAAGTATATACCACCACCTGGAAGGAAGAGTCCTC CATCAATGAACAAGAAGTGGGTCTTTCCTCGTGGGCCATCAGAGAATGCAAATAAACTGGCAAATGCTGCGGCGGTGGGAGGTGGAAGATGGAGTCAAAGGCAGACACAACAACCGGCGATGAAGGCAGGGTGGGTGGGGGATAGTGGTGACATGTTTCTCAGACCTACACAGCCTCCCAATCACTACTCTAGGAGAATTGCTGGTTAA
- the LOC106366742 gene encoding cyclin-dependent kinase F-4 isoform X1 has protein sequence MFTFLMPYANCRYNLIKEVGDGTFGNVWRAVNKQTGEVVAIKKMKKKYFSWEECINLREVKSLSRMNHPNIVKLKEIIRENDILYFVFEYMECNLYQLMKDRPKLFAESDIRNWCFQVFQGLSYMHQRGYFHRDLKPENLLVSKDVIKIADLGLAREIDSSPPYTEYVSTRWYRAPEVLLQSYVYTSKVDMWAMGAILAELLSLRPLFPGASEADEIYKICSVIGSPTEETWLEGLNLASVINYQFPLLPGVHLSSLMPYASAEAVNLVERLCSWDPCDRPTAAEALQHPFFQSCYYVPPSLRAKPSVGQRGSLEHQQQSFKRLPATLTSTANNNKAFNSYATPKANALPYGACQTQRKQEMSNKINQETSWNSKPVGSYNVRDAKYIPPPGRKSPPSMNKKWVFPRGPSENANKLANAAAVGGGRWSQRQTQQPAMKAGWVGDSGDMFLRPTQPPNHYSRRIAG, from the exons atgtttacTTTTTTGATGCCGTATGCAAACTGCAGGTATAATTTAATCAAAGAAGTTGGTGATGGAACTTTTGGGAATGTTTGGCGAGCTGTCAATAAACAGACGGGTGAAGTT GttgcaattaaaaaaatgaagaagaagtatTTCTCTTGGGAAGAATGTATTAATCTGAGGGAAGTGAAG TCACTTAGCAGAATGAATCATCCAAACATTGTGAAGCTGAAGGAAATAATCCGGGAGAATGATATCCTATACTTTGTGTTCGAGTACATG GAGTGCAATCTTTACCAGCTTATGAAGGATCGTCCCAAGCTTTTTGCGGAATCTGATATACGAAATTGGTGCTTTCAAGTCTTTCAAGGCCTTTCTTACATGCATCAGCGTGGATACTTCCACCGTGATCTTAAGCCAG AAAATTTATTAGTCTCTAAAGATGTCATTAAGATTGCTGATCTTGGCCTGGCCCGGGAGATTGATTCGAGTCCACCTTATACAGAGTATGTCTCGACACGCTG GTACAGGGCCCCTGAAGTACTACTACAGTCATATGTGTACACGTCAAAAGTTG ATATGTGGGCAATGGGCGCTATTCTGGCTGAGCTGTTGTCTCTTCGTCCTCTCTTTCCTGGAGCTAG TGAGGCAGATGAGATCTACAAAATCTGCAGTGTGATAGGTAGCCCAACTGAAGAGACATGGTTGGAGGGGCTTAATCTTGCTAGCGTCATCAATTACCAATTCCCTCTG CTTCCGGGTGTACACCTCTCAAGCTTGATGCCATATGCTAGTGCAGAGGCCGTTAACCTTGTTGAGCGTCTCTGCTCATGGGATCCCTGTGATAGGCCGACTGCTGCAGAGGCTTTGCAGCATCCGTTCTTCCAGAGTTGCTACTATGTTCCACCATCTCTCCGTGCCAAACCGTCTGTTGGACAGAGAGGGTCTCTCGAGCATCAGCAGCAATCCTTCAAGAGGTTGCCTGCGACTTTGACCAGTACTGCTAATAATAATAAGGCGTTCAACAGTTATGCTACTCCAAAGGCGAATGCTCTTCCTTACGGTGCTTGTCAGACCCAGAGGAAGCAGGAGATGTCTAATAAGATTAACCAGGAGACATCATGGAACAGCAAACCTGTGGGAAGTTATAATGTCAGAGATGCTAAGTATATACCACCACCTGGAAGGAAGAGTCCTC CATCAATGAACAAGAAGTGGGTCTTTCCTCGTGGGCCATCAGAGAATGCAAATAAACTGGCAAATGCTGCGGCGGTGGGAGGTGGAAGATGGAGTCAAAGGCAGACACAACAACCGGCGATGAAGGCAGGGTGGGTGGGGGATAGTGGTGACATGTTTCTCAGACCTACACAGCCTCCCAATCACTACTCTAGGAGAATTGCTGGTTAA